A single window of Salvia splendens isolate huo1 chromosome 6, SspV2, whole genome shotgun sequence DNA harbors:
- the LOC121806357 gene encoding nucleolar protein 12-like, whose translation MDMAAATAEEGGAPLRTRHIKKRSLRNKSLSVCFDEKDLKDFVGGFHKRKKKRRKEALQQQEEAGRRKRIELRKKRKLEREFVMSGGVPVDPSAVTAKSDEEGELEEQDKDSEPVASVSGTMMYDNDDVQVIVTTSEISREEVLPADKSEVEHAPSVHASETGKQKTPVVRKKQLKKAPMKRSRPKIQRKREKRKGNNSKEKRR comes from the exons ATGGATATGGCGGCAGCGACGGCTGAGGAAGGCGGAGCACCGCTCCGGACTCGCCATATTAAAAAGAGATCTCTCAGGAACAAATCACTCTCTGTATGTTTCGACGAAAAGGATCTCAA AGATTTCGTAGGTGGTTTTcacaagaggaagaagaagaggagaaaaGAGGCCTTGCAGCAGCAAGAAGAAGCTGGACGCCGTAAGCGCATTGAGCTGCGCAAAAAG AGAAAGTTGGAAAGAGAATTTGTTATGTCTGGTGGAGTTCCAGTGGATCCATCTGCTGTTACTGCAAAATCTGACGAGGAAGGCGAGCTAGAAGAGCAAGATAAGGATAGTGAACCAGTTGCCTCAGTTTCAG GGACCATGATGTATGACAATGATGATGTCCAAGTCATAGTGACTACAAGTGAAATTTCCCGGGAGGAAGTGCTTCCAGCTGATAAGTCTGAAGTAGAACATGCTCCATCTGTGCATGCATCTGAGACAGGCAAGCAGAAAACCCCTGTTGTTAGGAAGAAGCaattgaagaaggcaccaatgAAGAGGTCTCGCCCGAAGATACAAAGGaaaagagagaagaggaagggaAACAACAGCAAGGAAAAAAGGCGCTAG
- the LOC121806945 gene encoding anaphase-promoting complex subunit 4-like encodes METDESQRVVPFQLQFDRPIASQIKIAEWNPEKDLLAMVTEDSKLLLHRFNWQRLWTTSPGKCITSICWRPDGKAIAVGLEDGTMSLHDVENGKLLRSMKFHCASVVCLNWVEDTKKTMDVNNGNSPYEDRTARFFPPAPRVPRTAGLVPGDSSGTDESDDSFRELFDSSRQQFDILCSGDKDGNIYFNIFGIFPIGKVNLRDIAFHSPLLANHGSFQLMDASFRKMALSSDLCHITVLCSGMLTKTGLESCDNQLSGCHLDGLHCLVLDSTMFQKRKNELHQVALQASNVEHLIEVIRKSIAIMYKQWSDAMHVYQEKFNALSSLIVDHGLDSSPQEEFLSLLGGARTSPPVHQFLVSSLGEAGLKRVAKAVSGAGKELQTIVLDHLQPAAEIIGFRMGELRGLSKWRARFQGIGLEERLIDNATERAGMLLVQIERFIRILSSVVQQFSNFINWLLKCVKVLMSEPSDQLLPFSSELVILFLKFLYDQDPVGMLLQDTQLDHNVEVDLETKQRVTELAHFGGFSDSEYLKRTLAKEFQQMESCFKEALEMPLTTVSRRILCKDILPLFPVSSVPNLKSAYIPVSISYYQEAPHGTTHQRLTDYTSFMVPDETFPNITNCIGVARGLIHDSDNLKTGLNSLEVALLCIPDGYRCVDLSQYKDEQIVLLLNDVNTDSDSSGNACMMMVQTDDLTFVSISRSPPSWNLHELKDFITCLHLENEKAREIPHSLVAPLAVSASRGVACVFGARKRALVYILEEDEEVTDSE; translated from the exons ATGGAAACTGACGAATCTCAAAGAGTGGTTCCATTTCAGCTTCAATTCGACAGACCTATCGCCTCGCAg ATTAAGATTGCTGAATGGAACCCGGAGAAGGATTTACTGGCGATGGTGACCGAGGATTCGAAGCTTCTTCTCCATCGCTTCAATTGGCAGCGACTGTGGACGACATCCCCTG GGAAATGCATAACATCCATATGTTGGCGCCCTGACGGTAAAGCAATTGCAGTGGGACTTGAAGACGGGACCATGTCCCTGCATGATGTTGAA AATGGGAAGCTGCTAAGAAGTATGAAGTTTCATTGTGCTTCTGTTGTCTGTCTCAACTGGGTGGAAGATACGAAAAAGACAATG GATGTTAACAATGGAAATTCACCATATGAAGATAGGACTGCTCGCTTTTTTCCACCTGCTCCACGTGTTCCTAGGACCGCCGGACTTGTCCCTGGAGATAGTAGTGGCACGGATGAAAGTGACGATTCTTTCCGGGAACTATTTGATTCATCACGCCAACAGTTTGACATCCTATGCAGTGGGGACAAAGAtggaaatatttattttaatatatttggcATATTCCCAATAGGAAAAGTT AACCTACGCGATATTGCTTTCCACAGTCCTCTACTtgcgaaccatggctccttTCAGCTCATGGATGCTTCTTTTCGTAAG ATGGCATTGTCCAGTGATCTCTGTCATATCACAGTGTTGTGCTCTGGCATGCTCACTAAAACTGGATTGGAATCATGTGATAATCAGTTATCTGGATGCCATTTAGATGGGCTCCATTGCTTAGTCCTAGACAGCACAATGTTTCAGAAAAG GAAAAATGAACTTCATCAGGTGGCTCTGCAAGCTTCCAATGTGGAGCATCTTATTGAAGTCATTCGCAAATCAATAGCTATCATGTATAAGCAGTGGTCAGATGCAATGCATGTGTACCAGGAAAAGTTCAATGCTTTATCCTCCCTGATTGTTGACCATG GACTTGATTCCAGTCCTCAAGAAGAGTTTCTAAGCTTGTTGGGTGGTGCAAGGACAAGTCCGCCTGTTCATCAATTTTTAGTTAGCTCCCTTGGTGAAGCA GGGCTCAAACGGGTAGCGAAGGCTGTTTCTGGGGCTGGCAAGGAGCTCCAAACAATTGTGCTTGACCATCTGCAG CCTGCTGCAGAAATTATTGGATTTAGAATGGGAGAACTAAGAGGGCTTTCCAAGTGGCGTGCACGGTTTCAGGGTATTGGATTGGAGGAGAGGTTAATTGATAATGCTACAGAAAGAGCTGGAATGTTGCTTGTTCAGATTGAAAGATTCATTAGGATTTTATCTTCAGTGGTGCAGCAG TTCTCAAATTTTATCAACTGGCTTCTCAAATGTGTGAAGGTTCTAATGTCCGAACCAAGTGATCAACTTCTCCCGTTTAGTAG TGAACTCGTTATCCTTTTCCTAAAGTTTTTATACGACCAAGATCCTGTTGGTATGTTGCTGCAGGATACCCAGCTTGATCATAACGTTGAAGTTGACTT GGAAACTAAGCAACGAGTCACAGAATTAGCTCATTTTGGAGGATTCTCAGATTCTGAATACTTGAAAAGAACATTGGCGAAAGAATTTCAACAAATGGAATCCTG TTTCAAGGAGGCTCTAGAGATGCCACTGACCACAGTTTCCAGAAGGATACTTTGTAAAGACATTTTGCCACTTTTCCCCGTTTCATCTGTGCCTAATTTGAAGTCAGCTTATATTCCAGTATCAATATCATACTACCAG GAAGCTCCCCATGGAACCACACATCAGAGGCTTACTGATTATACCTCTTTTATGGTACCTGATGAGACTTTTCCAAATATCACAAATTGCATTGGTGTAGCAAGGGGGCTCATACATGATTCTGACAACTTGAAGACGGGCCTTAATTCACTTGAGGTTGCTTTGTTATGCATCCCTGATGGTTATCGCTGTGTAGATTTGTCTCAATACAAA GACGAACAAATTGTGTTGCTGCTAAATGATGTAAACACAGACTCTGACAGCTCAGGTAATGCTTGTATGATGATGGTACAAACAGATGACCTCACATTTGTATCCATATCAAGATCGCCCCCCTCTTGGAATCTTCATGAACTCAAG GATTTTATTACATGCCTGCACTTGGAGAATGAAAAGGCTCGAGAAATTCCTCACTCTTTGGTTGCTCCTTTGGCAGTTAGTG CATCCAGAGGTGTCGCTTGTGTTTTTGGCGCGAGGAAACGTGCCTTGGTGTATATTCtagaggaagatgaagaagttaCAGATTCAGAATAA
- the LOC121806619 gene encoding external alternative NAD(P)H-ubiquinone oxidoreductase B2, mitochondrial-like, producing the protein MTAIQRLSRTFRENSSLAKMLIVFTVGGGGLVAFSDAKSDDGISIVNPSEADDKNKKKRVVVLGTGWAGTSFLKNLKDPSYDVQVISPRNFFAFTPLLPSVTVGTVEARSIVEPIRNIVRKKNVNVHYWEAECYRIDAKNKKVYCRSHLAGDPNQIEEIVVDYDYLVVSVGARSNTFNIPGVAENCHFLKEIEDAQKIRRKIVDCFERASLPNLSDEERKKILHFVVVGGGPTGVEFAAELHDYVTEDLVKLYPKVKDAVKITLVEATDHILNMFDKRITTFAEEKFQRDGIDLKTGAMVVKVTDKEISTKQVKNGGEISNLPYGMVVWSTGIGTRPVIMEFMKQVGQGNRRVLATDEWLRVEGTSDIYALGDCATINQRKVMEDIWAIFQKADKDDSKTLTVKEFQETLKDICERYPQVDLYLKNKQLSSLVDLLKDSKGDSAKESVEVNLEEFKAALSQVDSQMKNLPATAQVAAQQGSYLADCFNRMEYCEENPEGPLRFRGEGRHRFRPFRYKHLGQFAPLGGEQTAAQLPGDWVSIGHSTQWLWYSVYASKLVSWRTRALVISDWGRRFIFGRDSSGI; encoded by the exons ATGACGGCGATTCAGAGGCTTTCGAGAACTTTCCGAGAGAATTCTTCACTTGCTAAAATGCTGATCGTTTTCACAGTCGG TGGTGGGGGACTTGTGGCATTTTCTGATGCTAAATCAGACGATGGAATAAGTATTGTCAATCCATCTGAGGCTGATGACAAGAACAAGAAAAAGAGAGTTGTGGTACTTGGAACTGGTTGGGCTGGAACAAGTTTCTTGAAAAACCTGAAAGATCCATCCTATGATGTCCAGGTGATATCACCACGTAATTTTTTTGCATTCACCCCATTGCTACCAAGTGTGACAGTTGGCACTGTGGAAGCTCGCAGCATTGTTGAACCCATCCGCAACATTGTCAGAAAG AAAAATGTAAATGTTCACTACTGGGAAGCCGAGTGCTACAGGATTGATGCAAAAAATAAGAAAGTCTACTGTCGATCTCATCTGGCTGGTGATCCCAACCAGATAGAGGAGATTGTTGTAGATTATGACTACCTTGTGGTTTCTGTCGGGGCCCGTTCAAATACATTCAATATCCCTGGTGTGGCAGAAAATTGCCATTTCCTGAAG GAAATAGAAGATGCTCAGAAGATCCGCAGGAAGATTGTTGATTGTTTTGAGAGGGCGAGTTTGCCTAATCTAAGTgatgaagaaagaaaaaaaattcttcaTTTTGTCGTCGTTGGTGGAGGTCCAACTGGTGTGGAGTTTGCAGCTGAGCTTCATGATTATGTGACTGAAGATCTAGTAAAACTATATCCCAAGGTTAAAGATGCTGTTAAGATAACACTTGTTGAAGCTACAGACCATATTCTGAACAT GTTTGACAAACGAATTACTACTTTTGCTGAGGAAAAATTTCAGAGAGATGGAATTGATTTAAAAACCGGGGCAATGGTTGTGAAGGTAACAGATAAAGAAATTTCCACTAAACAAGTAAAGAATGGTGGTGAAATATCCAATTTGCCATATGGCATGGTTGTGTGGTCAACTGGAATTGGAACTCGCCCTGTTATAATGGAATTCATGAAGCAAGTTGGTCAG GGTAATAGACGTGTACTAGCAACTGATGAGTGGCTACGAGTAGAAGGGACGAGTGACATTTATGCACTGGGAGACTGTGCCACAATCAATCAGCGCAAAGTCATG GAAGATATTTGGGCTATATTTCAGAAGGCAGATAAAGACGACTCCAAGACACTTACTGTCAAGGAATTTCAAGAAACACTCAAGGATATCTGTGAAAGATACCCCCAAGTTGAtctatatttgaaaaataaacagTTGAGTAGCCTCGTTGATCTTCTGAAAGATTCAAAAGGGGATTCTGCTAAGGAATCAGTTGAAGTGAATCTGGAAGAGTTCAAGGCAGCTCTTTCTCAGGTCGATTCTCAGATGAAGAATCTTCCAGCAACTGCCCAG GTTGCTGCACAGCAAGGTTCCTATCTTGCTGACTGTTTCAACCGCATGGAATACTGCGAGGAAAATCCAGAAGGCCCTCTGCGGTTCAGGGGTGAAGGACGTCACAGGTTTCGTCCTTTCAG GTACAAGCATCTCGGACAGTTTGCTCCTTTGGGAGGGGAGCAAACGGCAGCACAGCTTCCTGGAGATTGGGTTTCAATTGGTCACAGCACTCAGTGGCTTTGGTATTCTGTATATGCAAG CAAGCTAGTAAGTTGGCGTACTAGAGCGCTGGTGATATCCGACTGGGGTAGGCGTTTCATCTTTGGCAGGGACTCTAGCGGCATCTAA
- the LOC121808738 gene encoding heat stress transcription factor A-7a-like, with translation MTIEIGGPSSGDGGSGRNVGKGFGPPPAFLTKTFHMVNDPNSNSIISWGKLGDSFIIWDHIKFSVEILPNYFRHNNFSSFVYQLNNYGFRKIGVENQWEYISPDFQEGKPHLLYNMKRRSLQSSTPRHQKDTLSRTLEALNKSIDESTQEIKKLKKHQSDLELNIATLRQKATTLEAKSNKLVAQWAKACEIIVMREKERRENPTLTDQEIPPQENEEDHENEVVKEEAERQPAVLSSGDHESESESAAMIGEYSVVLENVTKRLFEDDEVCEDEAANRNAMAQDFEEWLIHTSTTLW, from the exons ATGACAATAGAGATCGGTGGTCCGAGCAGTGGAGACGGCGGCAGCGGTAGAAATGTGGGGAAGGGGTTTGGACCACCTCCTGCGTTCTTGACCAAGACCTTCCACATGGTCAATGATCCAAACTCTAACTCCATAATTTCTTGGGGTAAATTAGGTGACAGCTTCATTATTTGGGATCACATCAAGTTCTCTGTTGAAATACTTCCCAACTATTTCAGACACAACAATTTTTCAAGCTTTGTCTACCAACTCAACAACTAC GGTTTTCgtaaaattggggtggaaaatCAATGGGAGTATATAAGTCCAGATTTTCAAGAAGGGAAACCCCATCTCCTCTACAACATGAAGAGACGATCACTCCAAAGCTCAACTCCTCGACACCAAAAAGACACCCTCTCCCGCACCCTCGAAGCCCTAAACAAATCCATCGACGAATCGACACAAGAAATCAAGAAGCTAAAGAAGCACCAATCAGACCTAGAGCTCAACATCGCCACGCTCAGACAAAAGGCCACCACCCTCGAGGCCAAGTCCAACAAACTCGTGGCGCAATGGGCCAAAGCATGCGAGATCATCGtcatgagagagaaagagaggagagagaatcCCACCCTCACTGATCAAGAAATCCCACCTCAAGAAAATGAAGAGGATCATGAAAATGAGGTGGTGAAAGAAGAGGCGGAAAGGCAACCGGCAGTTTTATCATCGGGGGATCAtgaatcagaatcagaatcgGCAGCCATGATCGGAGAGTACTCCGTTGTGTTGGAAAATGTGACGAAGAGACTGTTTGAAGATGATGAGGTGTGTGAAGATGAAGCTGCAAATAGGAATGCTATGGCTCAAGATTTTGAAGAATGGCTCATCCACACTTCTACTACTCTTTGGTAA
- the LOC121807146 gene encoding sugar carrier protein C-like, with protein MGEEKEYPGNLTPYVIITCVVAATGGLTFGYDIGISGGVTSMEAFLKNYFSSVAKRQMEDSVNAYCLFESHLLSMFTSSLYLAALSSSLVASTLMRKLGRRTTMVGGGVLFFVGALINALAPSHALWMLIFGRILQGFGVGFSIQSVPLYLSEMAPYKYRGGLNIGFQLCITIGILAANLLNYAFNKINGGFGWRLSLGGAVVPATVVTIGALALPDTPNFMIERGKHDEARAMLRRLRGVADVDQEFNDIVSACEASKKVENPWRNLFKKKYRFYLMMAIAIPLFQGLSGINVIMFYAPVLFNSIGFNSHSALMSAVITGGVNVLATLVSIYGVDRWGRRFLFIEGGIQMLISQIVVGICIGVIHGVDGAVRETIPKWYAIVVVVFICIFVGGFAWSWGPLAWLVPSEIFPLEIRSAAQSLNVSVNMGCTFLIAQTFLTMLCHFKFVVFFLFGFFDLVMTVFIYLVLPETNNIPIEEMPMQIAIVRVLQGLSD; from the exons ATGGGCGAAGAGAAAGAATATCCAGGCAACTTGACACCTTACGTTATTATAACCTGCGTTGTTGCAGCCACAGGCGGTCTCACTTTTGGTTATGATATCGGAATTTCAG GTGGAGTTACCTCAATGGAAGCATTCTTGAAGAATTATTTTTCTTCAGTAGCGAAGAGGCAGATGGAGGATTCGGTGAATGCGTATTGCCTATTTGAAAGCCATTTACTGTCTATGTTTACATCGTCCTTGTATTTAGCTGCACTTTCCTCGTCGTTGGTCGCATCGACGTTGATGAGAAAACTTGGCAGAAGGACAACGATGGTGGGCGGAGGTGTGCTCTTCTTCGTCGGAGCTTTGATCAATGCCTTGGCCCCTTCTCATGCTCTATGGATGCTCATTTTTGGTCGTATTCTTCAGGGATTTGGAGTTGGATTTTCTATCCAG TCTGTTCCACTGTACCTCTCCGAGATGGCTCCTTACAAGTACAGAGGTGGACTCAACATTGGATTTCAATTATGCATCACCATAGGCATCTTAGCAGCTAATCTATTAAACTATGCATTTAACAAAATCAACGGTGGCTTCGGGTGGCGGCTGAGCCTAGGAGGGGCCGTCGTCCCTGCCACAGTCGTCACCATAGGCGCCTTAGCCCTTCCAGATACACCGAATTTCATGATCGAGCGAGGCAAGCACGACGAGGCCAGAGCCATGCTTAGGAGGCTTCGCGGCGTAGCTGATGTGGATCAAGAGTTCAACGACATCGTTTCAGCGTGCGAGGCGTCCAAGAAGGTGGAAAATCCATGGAGGAACCTTTTCAAGAAGAAGTATAGATTTTATCTGATGATGGCAATCGCCATTCCCCTGTTTCAAGGGCTGAGCGGCATCAACGTCATCATGTTTTACGCGCCCGTCCTGTTCAACTCCATCGGCTTTAACAGCCACTCGGCATTGATGTCGGCCGTGATCACTGGTGGGGTGAATGTCTTGGCCACCCTGGTCTCCATTTATGGAGTGGATAGGTGGGGAAGAAGGTTCCTTTTCATTGAAGGAGGCATCCAAATGCTCATTTCTCAG ATTGTGGTTGGAATATGCATCGGCGTGATACACGGGGTGGATGGAGCGGTAAGAGAGACGATACCCAAGTGGTATGCAATTGTGGTAGTGGTGTTTATATGCATATTTGTGGGTGGATTTGCCTGGTCTTGGGGGCCTCTAGCTTGGCTGGTGCCTAGTGAAATATTCCCACTCGAAATTCGGTCTGCGGCTCAGAGCTTGAATGTCTCGGTCAACATGGGTTGCACCTTTCTTATCGCTCAAACCTTCTTGACAATGCTTTGTCACTTTAAATTTgtcgtcttcttcctcttcggcTTCTTCGATTTGGTTATGACTGTCTTCATATACTTGGTCTTGCCAGAGACCAACAATATTCCCATCGAAGAAATGCCTATGCAAATTGCTATAGTCCGAGTTTTGCAAGGCCTTTCTGACTAA